A genomic region of Leptolyngbya sp. FACHB-261 contains the following coding sequences:
- a CDS encoding tetratricopeptide repeat protein produces the protein MNFFEVQKAAQTCFMQANYPDAISLYEQCIAIDEVVISSYWYLGLSFLLQNQELEAETVWFSAIAQAQADQIDALTEDLSHVLKAEIARQVQADSLASAQKIIDKIVEFNPEDFETQWYLGNLFLAQREFLPAIEHFQKCLELKSDSPEAYFNLGYCFKELGDLDKAISAFKTVIELKPELAEAYLNLGYTLRDRGNLDSAIATLEQAIAIKPDFAEAYYSLGLVHRGLSKLDQAAASLEQAIAIRPSFIEAHYHLGFICRDKGDLDTAITHFEKAIEFQPELPELHCNLGLVLRERGHFGRAILSLEKAIALNPELPEAHCNLGFTFRDINDPSQSILSLRRAIELRPNFPEAHCVLGLSLRDQGALDKAIHYLQHAITLQPNLQEAVCGLREIISAQKAGYSLKLEQGYGVWDPWLLKDGDVYRLFYLTANRQVFPFWSVGEIGSAVSTDLETWQYLGTALEPNSEFPWQSGRMLAGSAYKEDGTYYLFYSAAPPRPDTLREGIGLAVSTDAIHWHRSSDQLIMPDSRFYISTWHPLIREGMHTPWRDPYVIQDPNTGKYYLFMSAAGRGDSKFNGCIGLAVADKIDGPYEVLPPAAYPVIDQLGEGIYYEMERPQVIYNHGLYYLFFSVGPTFINPKWIDKVGIDQITGSSLHCYVSEQITGPFQPIAPKPIVKGSDKTGLYGTNFIQGPDGEFFAYGCYFKSFTLEVSPRFPVRWQPDSIEILVS, from the coding sequence ATGAACTTCTTTGAAGTCCAAAAAGCGGCACAGACCTGCTTTATGCAGGCGAACTACCCGGATGCCATTAGTCTCTACGAGCAGTGCATCGCAATCGACGAGGTGGTCATCTCCAGTTATTGGTATCTTGGGCTCTCGTTTCTACTTCAAAACCAAGAACTGGAAGCTGAAACTGTTTGGTTTTCTGCTATCGCTCAAGCTCAAGCGGATCAAATTGATGCCTTAACTGAAGACTTAAGTCATGTCCTTAAGGCAGAAATAGCCAGACAAGTTCAGGCCGACAGCTTAGCGTCAGCCCAGAAGATCATTGACAAAATTGTAGAGTTCAATCCCGAAGATTTTGAAACGCAGTGGTATCTTGGCAATCTTTTTCTAGCCCAACGAGAATTCCTGCCGGCGATTGAGCATTTTCAGAAGTGTTTGGAACTCAAATCTGACTCTCCAGAAGCCTATTTCAATTTAGGCTATTGCTTCAAAGAGCTGGGAGACTTGGACAAAGCAATTTCAGCCTTCAAAACTGTGATCGAGCTTAAGCCCGAGCTGGCAGAAGCTTATCTGAATTTGGGCTATACCCTTAGGGATCGGGGCAACCTTGATTCAGCAATTGCAACTTTAGAGCAGGCCATTGCGATCAAGCCTGATTTTGCTGAGGCCTATTATAGTTTAGGGTTGGTCCACCGAGGGCTGAGTAAGCTTGACCAGGCAGCGGCCAGCTTAGAGCAGGCGATTGCCATTAGACCAAGTTTTATTGAAGCACATTATCATTTGGGTTTCATTTGCCGGGACAAAGGCGATCTCGATACTGCAATTACTCATTTCGAAAAGGCAATAGAATTCCAGCCAGAATTACCTGAGCTTCATTGCAATCTAGGCCTTGTCCTAAGAGAAAGAGGCCACTTTGGTAGAGCAATTCTGAGCCTGGAAAAGGCAATTGCCTTAAATCCTGAATTGCCTGAAGCGCACTGCAACTTAGGTTTTACTTTTAGAGATATTAATGACCCAAGCCAGTCTATCCTCAGCCTTCGAAGAGCTATTGAGCTACGGCCCAACTTTCCTGAAGCCCACTGCGTTTTAGGTTTGAGCCTACGAGATCAAGGGGCACTCGACAAGGCGATCCATTATCTGCAGCACGCCATTACACTCCAACCCAATCTTCAAGAAGCAGTTTGTGGGCTCAGGGAGATTATCAGCGCCCAGAAAGCAGGCTACTCGTTGAAACTAGAGCAGGGCTATGGAGTTTGGGACCCCTGGCTATTGAAGGATGGGGATGTCTACCGGCTCTTTTATTTGACTGCTAACAGGCAAGTTTTTCCATTCTGGAGTGTTGGTGAAATTGGCTCTGCTGTCTCAACCGATTTAGAAACCTGGCAGTACTTAGGAACTGCCCTGGAACCGAACAGCGAGTTTCCATGGCAAAGTGGCAGAATGCTAGCCGGTAGCGCTTACAAAGAGGATGGAACTTACTATCTCTTTTATTCGGCGGCTCCCCCCAGACCAGATACCCTGCGTGAGGGCATTGGTTTGGCAGTCTCAACTGATGCCATACATTGGCATCGCTCCTCTGATCAACTGATTATGCCAGATTCTCGTTTCTACATCTCGACTTGGCACCCACTCATTCGGGAGGGAATGCATACTCCTTGGCGGGATCCCTATGTCATTCAAGATCCTAATACTGGCAAATATTACTTGTTCATGAGTGCTGCTGGCAGAGGCGACTCCAAATTTAACGGTTGCATCGGCTTGGCGGTGGCCGATAAAATCGACGGTCCCTATGAAGTTTTACCACCCGCAGCCTACCCTGTGATTGATCAGCTTGGCGAGGGAATTTACTATGAAATGGAACGGCCTCAGGTAATCTACAACCACGGTTTGTACTATCTCTTTTTCTCGGTTGGGCCAACCTTTATTAACCCGAAGTGGATTGACAAGGTAGGCATTGATCAGATTACCGGCTCTTCTTTGCACTGCTATGTCTCCGAGCAAATTACAGGGCCTTTTCAACCCATTGCTCCAAAACCAATTGTGAAGGGCAGTGACAAAACTGGCCTCTATGGCACCAATTTCATCCAAGGACCAGACGGCGAATTCTTTGCCTACGGTTGTTACTTCAAGTCCTTCACTCTAGAAGTTTCCCCGCGCTTTCCCGTTCGCTGGCAACCCGATTCCATTGAGATTTTGGTCAGCTAA
- a CDS encoding O-antigen ligase family protein — translation MNPDPSELEPTGSSRQVESTAHSSQGVAWTAVGRIAAGFGLLMVVLFTVLPNSYGQMVRWPWVAVWQLGFLSFGLWGLLQLRAQQSLRGLGNGLDWVAGLGLLSLVLSALFASYVQPAVWYVVMACGYAAMLYSLNQWFSSSETGAQTGTEIDIGAQTGAGASSQRQRLLELMGGLGILTSLESLILWWPIRETLQDGDALVNPMPLGHHNLTAGYLGLVLAVVLALGVQRRDHWRWAWLSGGGLVGTALIVTGSRGGILGLLALAVAAALVSILSHSGKHRWRVIGFSGLMLVGAIGFALSSPRAQRMVSAPLSGGLDGNIVFRFVTIQTGLRLWQTSPVTGIGPGNTFRLYDLYHPIEAGQTASNVQQMHCTPVHLLAELGLLGFGVYLLWIVLLARLWGRLWARLHQGPIANLERAQRDLWQLYGIGGGLLIYIVSSLTDFQLENIPISSLLVALTVMLASLGRQYLPADSAIGRFIPQPRQRLVNLVVIGGLLVMLLVWLPVTQAMYLGQQAVANFRRNDLQGFYSQWSKAGQLVPWDPYYDFQLAAYLQLLRNGITNDDALKQDLNRIAIQYMGYAVQTAPNDAFFNEYLGRLILDQNPKRAVESLTRAVQLQPLTPLTYYHLGQAELASGQRERAVAAYALESFVNPGVLTAPVWSSSAQAALYPAVLEQSLNLHEQFLAGLPPARNATAPSSGQVAAAATYNPIYQDWVLLRWFNQRPLGEIDLNRLNPTAHALLLLDAGKTAEALRVLEQVPPELELGAKLLRAWSNPKRYGQELAAYPEDNREQVLASLQIRDLRLWLRSIDTRSARGLGDIGYFGYRNTTGMTDVPLPLYFNSCVLVEQLQLFPTSQAFQDFPAYARFVVAAQAELLGIGRPAPV, via the coding sequence ATGAACCCTGATCCTTCTGAACTAGAGCCTACCGGCAGCTCTAGGCAAGTGGAATCTACAGCTCACTCCAGTCAGGGCGTGGCCTGGACAGCTGTGGGGCGAATAGCAGCAGGCTTCGGATTGCTGATGGTAGTGCTCTTTACTGTACTGCCTAACAGCTACGGCCAAATGGTGCGCTGGCCCTGGGTTGCAGTTTGGCAGCTCGGCTTTTTGAGCTTCGGTCTGTGGGGGCTGCTGCAACTCCGGGCTCAGCAGAGCTTGCGCGGATTGGGCAATGGCTTGGATTGGGTAGCGGGCTTAGGGCTACTCAGTCTAGTCCTCTCGGCGCTGTTCGCATCCTATGTGCAACCGGCAGTGTGGTACGTGGTCATGGCTTGTGGCTATGCGGCCATGCTCTACAGTCTCAACCAGTGGTTTAGTAGTTCAGAGACAGGAGCACAGACGGGGACAGAAATAGACATAGGCGCACAGACAGGAGCAGGGGCAAGTAGCCAACGTCAGCGTTTGCTAGAGCTAATGGGTGGTTTAGGCATCTTGACCAGTCTTGAGAGCTTGATTTTGTGGTGGCCGATTCGAGAGACGTTGCAGGATGGCGATGCTCTGGTCAATCCCATGCCCCTAGGCCACCACAATCTGACTGCTGGCTATCTGGGTTTAGTGCTGGCCGTGGTATTAGCCCTGGGTGTGCAACGTCGCGATCACTGGCGTTGGGCTTGGCTTTCGGGAGGTGGACTGGTTGGCACTGCCCTGATCGTGACTGGCTCGCGGGGCGGCATCTTGGGGCTGCTAGCCTTGGCTGTAGCTGCGGCCCTCGTGAGCATTCTGAGCCATAGTGGCAAGCATCGCTGGCGTGTCATCGGCTTCAGTGGCTTGATGCTAGTGGGTGCCATTGGCTTTGCTCTCAGCAGTCCCCGTGCACAGCGCATGGTGTCTGCGCCGCTCTCTGGCGGGTTAGATGGCAATATTGTGTTCCGCTTCGTCACCATCCAGACTGGCTTGCGACTGTGGCAAACCTCGCCTGTCACTGGCATTGGCCCTGGCAACACCTTTCGCCTCTACGACCTTTACCACCCCATTGAGGCAGGCCAGACAGCAAGCAACGTGCAGCAGATGCACTGCACCCCCGTGCACCTACTAGCTGAACTGGGCTTGCTGGGGTTTGGGGTCTATCTATTGTGGATAGTCCTCCTCGCGCGCCTCTGGGGGCGGCTTTGGGCAAGACTGCACCAGGGCCCGATAGCGAACTTAGAACGGGCTCAAAGGGACCTTTGGCAGCTCTACGGCATTGGCGGAGGACTGTTAATCTACATCGTCAGCAGCCTCACTGATTTTCAGTTGGAGAATATCCCGATCAGCTCGTTGCTGGTAGCTCTGACCGTCATGTTGGCAAGTCTGGGACGCCAGTATTTACCAGCTGATTCTGCTATCGGCAGATTCATACCCCAACCTCGGCAACGCCTGGTCAATTTGGTCGTGATCGGTGGGTTGCTAGTGATGCTGCTGGTCTGGTTGCCGGTTACACAGGCAATGTATCTGGGGCAGCAGGCAGTCGCGAACTTTCGGCGCAATGACTTGCAGGGCTTCTACAGCCAGTGGTCAAAGGCCGGACAGCTCGTTCCCTGGGATCCCTACTACGACTTTCAGTTAGCTGCCTATCTGCAACTACTGCGCAATGGCATCACCAACGATGATGCGCTAAAGCAAGACCTCAACCGCATTGCCATTCAGTACATGGGCTATGCCGTGCAGACAGCACCGAACGATGCTTTCTTTAATGAGTACCTAGGGCGCTTGATTCTCGACCAAAATCCCAAGCGAGCAGTCGAGAGCCTTACACGTGCGGTTCAATTGCAACCGCTCACGCCGCTAACCTACTACCACCTGGGCCAGGCAGAACTAGCATCCGGGCAGCGAGAACGAGCCGTGGCTGCCTATGCCTTGGAAAGCTTCGTTAATCCCGGTGTTCTGACTGCGCCAGTCTGGTCTTCATCGGCTCAGGCAGCCCTCTACCCAGCGGTGCTAGAGCAGAGCTTGAATCTACATGAGCAGTTTCTAGCAGGGCTCCCCCCAGCCCGTAACGCAACTGCGCCCAGCAGTGGGCAAGTTGCCGCAGCAGCTACTTATAACCCCATTTACCAGGACTGGGTGCTGTTGCGTTGGTTCAACCAGCGCCCCTTAGGAGAGATTGACCTCAACCGGCTAAACCCGACCGCCCATGCCCTGCTACTGCTCGACGCCGGCAAGACGGCAGAGGCCCTACGGGTGCTGGAGCAGGTACCTCCAGAGTTGGAATTGGGGGCGAAGCTATTACGCGCCTGGAGTAATCCAAAGCGATATGGTCAGGAGCTAGCAGCCTATCCAGAAGACAATCGCGAGCAGGTCTTGGCCTCACTGCAAATCAGAGATTTGCGGCTATGGTTGCGCTCAATCGATACGCGCTCGGCACGCGGTCTGGGGGATATCGGCTATTTCGGCTACCGCAACACTACTGGGATGACCGATGTGCCGCTACCGCTCTACTTCAATAGCTGTGTTCTGGTTGAGCAGCTCCAGTTGTTTCCAACCTCACAAGCCTTTCAGGATTTTCCAGCCTATGCCCGCTTTGTCGTTGCGGCTCAAGCTGAGTTGCTAGGTATCGGCAGACCTGCCCCTGTTTAA
- a CDS encoding tetratricopeptide repeat protein, producing the protein MDLQSFIEKLPGLYNNWKQTSIHPKSEVFQQLLTQVSGTTSVNALQLLNSAVGCLEPGEIYCEIGCLQGASLIGALLNHPNCMGYAVDNFSQFDALDENLDKLTDNLATFDLEAQVLLCQQDFEEFFADLHSISLEEKIGVYFYDGAHDYRSQLLGLLLVEPFLADQSLIALGGGHWESVQQVGWDFVAAHSHCKILPELSGWNNFLVLSWDKDQKHHYKWLELQKNHRPALIRSLIDLRAEQEQQTIDDLHRMAIKLHEQSHWVEAEQTYRQILSRCNNHADAWLNLGSLYYTTERYQEALTSLFKSLSLEPKNALLHYNFGLVLEKLGEFLQATEAYRQAIGLAPRLVDAYNNLGNLFLKVGRAEQAEIVYQQAVLANPEHYGSHLNLGNLLLSRGNYDAAIATYEKALELEPQKEDARHNLQVAFAAKENPVQACRHSAYNFFCQGNYVEAICQYQKLLELGEKDAKLYIALCACLVGLGREEEALDILREGIRLYPKERSLHTNLLVTLQEAGRTQEAIEAAVDASRLLPKDQFLELQQQLILPVLNDTPGEVLVYRQRFTEGLKRLSETTLDNSEDRENALEFLGSHHNFYLQYQGCDDLELQRLYGNFVQQVMMAQYPDWAQSRTLPSLKHGRIRIGYISPFFSQHSVARTTIGWLSHANKQDFEVFTYHVGRKADAMTQQFRLHSDHFQHIPDDLKSACEQIVADQLDILVFADIGMSPQMVQMSALRLAPIQCTTWGHPITSGSSAVDYFLSSDLMEPDNAQDHYSERLITLPNVSVAYPKPSLPRQTKKRSDFGLRDDTVLYLSCQSLFKYLPQYDFVFAEIARRVPQAQFAFLGSPKARVTQQFQRRLQRAFANISLKSEDYCVILPQQNDWHDFLRLNLVADIFLDTFSWSGFNTAMEAVACGLPIVTCPGQFMRGRHSFAVLKMLGITETVAKDESEYIEIAVKLALEEKWRCELRQRINNSHDRLYEDKVCVAALEDFYRAVVRQVSTERRVEQAL; encoded by the coding sequence ATGGATCTCCAAAGTTTTATTGAGAAATTGCCGGGTTTATACAACAACTGGAAACAAACGTCCATTCATCCCAAATCTGAGGTCTTTCAGCAACTACTAACTCAGGTTTCAGGCACGACTAGTGTCAATGCTCTACAGTTGCTGAACTCAGCGGTAGGTTGTCTGGAACCTGGCGAAATCTACTGTGAGATTGGTTGCTTGCAGGGAGCCTCTCTCATTGGTGCCTTACTCAATCATCCCAATTGCATGGGTTACGCAGTAGACAATTTCTCTCAATTTGATGCTCTTGATGAGAACCTGGATAAGCTGACTGACAACCTTGCTACCTTTGATCTAGAAGCTCAAGTTTTGTTGTGCCAACAGGACTTTGAGGAGTTTTTTGCCGACTTGCACAGCATCAGTCTGGAAGAGAAAATTGGCGTGTATTTCTATGATGGTGCTCACGACTATCGCTCTCAACTCCTAGGTCTACTTTTGGTTGAGCCTTTTCTGGCGGATCAAAGTCTGATTGCTTTAGGTGGTGGTCATTGGGAATCAGTACAACAGGTGGGCTGGGATTTTGTTGCAGCTCATTCTCATTGCAAAATTTTGCCAGAATTGTCAGGGTGGAATAATTTCCTAGTCCTGAGTTGGGATAAAGACCAAAAGCATCACTACAAGTGGCTAGAGCTCCAGAAAAATCACAGGCCAGCGCTGATTCGCTCACTGATAGATTTACGAGCTGAGCAGGAACAACAAACAATTGATGATCTTCATAGGATGGCGATCAAGCTGCATGAGCAGAGCCATTGGGTAGAAGCTGAACAGACTTACAGGCAAATCCTAAGCCGTTGCAATAATCACGCCGACGCCTGGTTGAATTTAGGTAGTCTTTACTATACAACTGAGCGCTATCAAGAGGCTCTTACTTCTTTATTCAAGTCTTTATCGCTAGAACCAAAGAACGCTTTATTGCACTACAATTTTGGCTTAGTCTTAGAAAAGCTAGGAGAATTTTTGCAGGCCACTGAGGCCTATCGGCAGGCCATTGGTCTCGCGCCTAGGCTAGTTGACGCTTACAACAACTTAGGTAATTTGTTCCTCAAAGTTGGTAGAGCAGAGCAGGCGGAGATTGTTTACCAGCAAGCTGTTCTAGCCAATCCAGAGCATTATGGCAGCCACTTGAATCTGGGCAACTTGCTGCTGAGCCGAGGGAATTATGATGCTGCCATTGCTACCTATGAAAAAGCCCTAGAGCTTGAACCGCAGAAAGAAGATGCTCGGCACAACCTGCAAGTCGCGTTCGCAGCGAAAGAGAATCCTGTCCAGGCTTGCCGACATTCCGCATACAATTTCTTCTGCCAAGGCAACTATGTAGAGGCAATCTGTCAATATCAAAAACTGCTAGAACTGGGCGAAAAGGATGCCAAACTTTACATAGCCTTGTGTGCTTGTTTGGTAGGTTTGGGTCGGGAAGAAGAAGCACTAGATATTTTAAGAGAGGGTATTCGCCTCTACCCAAAAGAGCGCTCTCTGCACACCAATCTATTGGTGACTTTGCAGGAAGCTGGCCGCACTCAAGAAGCTATCGAAGCGGCAGTCGATGCCTCAAGGCTTTTGCCAAAAGACCAATTTCTGGAATTGCAACAACAGCTTATCCTTCCAGTTCTAAATGATACGCCAGGAGAAGTTTTGGTGTATCGTCAACGCTTCACTGAAGGCTTAAAGAGATTGAGCGAAACAACCTTAGATAACTCTGAAGACAGGGAGAATGCGCTCGAATTTTTAGGTAGCCATCATAACTTCTATCTGCAATATCAAGGCTGTGATGACTTAGAGTTGCAGCGCTTGTACGGGAATTTTGTTCAGCAAGTGATGATGGCCCAGTATCCCGATTGGGCTCAATCACGAACTCTGCCTTCTTTGAAGCACGGCAGGATTCGGATTGGCTACATTTCACCCTTTTTCTCGCAACATTCAGTTGCAAGAACTACAATCGGTTGGCTGAGCCATGCCAATAAGCAAGACTTTGAGGTTTTCACTTATCATGTGGGTCGTAAGGCAGACGCAATGACCCAGCAGTTCCGCCTTCACAGTGACCATTTTCAGCACATTCCAGATGACCTGAAGTCCGCCTGTGAACAGATTGTTGCAGATCAACTAGATATTCTCGTGTTTGCTGACATTGGCATGTCTCCGCAAATGGTGCAAATGTCAGCCTTGAGACTAGCTCCCATCCAATGTACGACTTGGGGGCATCCAATTACGTCTGGTTCATCAGCCGTTGATTACTTCCTGTCCAGTGATTTGATGGAGCCTGATAATGCTCAAGACCATTACTCAGAGCGATTAATCACCCTGCCCAACGTTAGTGTTGCCTACCCTAAACCATCTCTACCGAGACAAACTAAAAAACGATCGGATTTCGGTTTACGTGATGACACAGTTCTATATCTATCCTGTCAATCTCTTTTTAAATATTTGCCACAATATGATTTTGTCTTTGCTGAGATCGCTCGCCGCGTTCCCCAAGCCCAATTTGCATTTTTGGGTTCTCCAAAAGCTCGTGTGACTCAGCAGTTTCAGCGACGACTTCAGCGAGCCTTTGCCAACATTAGCCTTAAGAGTGAAGACTACTGCGTCATTCTACCCCAACAGAATGATTGGCATGATTTCTTGAGACTCAATTTAGTCGCTGATATTTTCCTGGATACCTTCAGCTGGTCTGGTTTTAATACGGCAATGGAAGCGGTTGCCTGTGGCTTGCCCATTGTGACTTGCCCTGGTCAATTTATGCGAGGTCGTCACTCCTTCGCCGTTCTGAAGATGTTGGGAATAACTGAGACTGTTGCCAAAGACGAATCAGAATACATCGAAATTGCAGTCAAATTGGCGCTGGAAGAAAAATGGCGCTGTGAGCTTAGGCAACGCATCAACAATTCTCATGACAGGCTGTATGAAGATAAAGTTTGTGTTGCTGCTCTGGAAGATTTTTACCGAGCTGTTGTTCGCCAAGTCAGTACTGAGCGCAGGGTAGAGCAGGCATTGTGA
- a CDS encoding tetratricopeptide repeat protein, with the protein MEYERLRESLLEYEDWDDAASKAQAEQFQALLDQLNAPGNDLGSPAVLHLLNQAVQCLEEGEVYCEVGCGQGETLMGALLGQPERFAYAVEQSLDAERLAQLEENLHTFGLSEQVVVCAQECEAFFAELGETEVEDKIGLYVYRGERDYRSQLLGLLLVRPHLAARAVLVVAGSYDETVQQACSDFLATQPHCYLLDNLPPTSHGLQLLVWDVNREPKNSSDIQAQAQQHHRPVVIQAIHNLQAQQEKKLLDELRKSAVALHHQRRFIEAEQQYQQVLLRKGEDAEIWQNLGMLYYMAERYPEALNALLKSLELDSSQAVLHYSFGLVLEKLDQFSQAITAYQTAINLDPQKIEAYNNLGNLLLQVGQSQQAELVYNQAIAVKPDHFGSYLNLGNVLLNKGDTNSAIENYRKALNISPNSSEVLHNLSLAFKAKQDLAQAHLYSGWAFYSERDYNQAIAQYQKLLSITVGTASLYSALGDCFLQLDREEEALNILHEGIRLHPAENGLRRSLISVLHRSGRTQEAIAAATEAALVFPRDLFFKLQQKLMLPVLYETPEEINFYRQRFTQGLQELVSQLDLTAAETQSNALASIGSHTNFYLQYQGCNDLVLQTQYGQFVHQIMAANYPQWVKPLAMSPLTALGKIRIGYVSAFFSNHAVAALILGWLKNSNKQAFEIHCYHVGSNVDQVTQQFQLYSEVFHHIPHDLEAICQQILVDQPHILVFTDLGMSPLMTQLAGLRLAPIQCVTWGHPITSGLPTLDYFLSSDLMEPENAQEHYSEKLIRLPNISVAYAKPVMPDSTKSRSEFGLRDNAVVYLSCQSLFKYLPQYDFIFPEIAQRVPQAQFVFLSPPNVGAIDRFRERLRRAFAAIDLDSEDYCIVLPRQKQHDYLNLHQISDIYLDTLAWSGGNTTLEAIACNLPVVTYPGQFMRGRHSYAILKTLGVTETIAQTETEYIEIAVRLGQNRDWRQAISQRISEHHDRLYDDRTCLLELENFYQTVVSQMHSSS; encoded by the coding sequence ATGGAGTACGAGAGGTTGCGAGAGTCACTGCTTGAGTATGAGGACTGGGACGATGCTGCTTCCAAGGCCCAAGCTGAGCAGTTTCAAGCCCTGCTGGACCAACTGAATGCTCCAGGGAATGATCTAGGCTCCCCCGCTGTCCTGCACCTGCTCAATCAGGCGGTGCAGTGCCTGGAGGAAGGTGAGGTGTACTGTGAGGTCGGCTGCGGGCAGGGAGAGACGCTCATGGGCGCTTTACTCGGTCAGCCTGAACGTTTTGCTTATGCGGTGGAGCAGAGCTTGGATGCAGAGAGGCTGGCCCAACTAGAGGAGAACCTGCATACCTTTGGTCTGTCTGAGCAAGTGGTGGTGTGCGCTCAGGAGTGTGAGGCCTTCTTTGCTGAGTTGGGCGAGACGGAAGTCGAGGACAAGATTGGGTTGTATGTGTACCGGGGAGAGCGGGACTACCGGTCACAGTTGCTGGGGTTGCTCCTGGTGAGGCCGCACTTGGCAGCGAGAGCAGTGCTGGTAGTAGCAGGGAGTTATGACGAGACAGTACAGCAAGCCTGCTCTGATTTTCTCGCCACCCAGCCTCACTGTTATCTTCTAGATAACTTACCTCCTACCTCTCACGGTCTTCAATTGCTAGTTTGGGATGTAAATAGGGAGCCCAAAAATAGTAGCGATATTCAAGCTCAGGCACAACAACATCACCGACCAGTAGTGATTCAGGCGATCCACAATCTTCAAGCTCAGCAAGAGAAGAAATTATTGGATGAGCTGCGCAAGTCAGCAGTAGCACTGCATCACCAGAGACGGTTTATAGAAGCGGAGCAACAGTATCAGCAAGTGCTCTTGCGCAAAGGCGAAGATGCAGAAATCTGGCAAAATCTAGGCATGCTCTACTACATGGCTGAGCGATACCCAGAAGCTCTCAATGCCTTATTGAAATCCCTGGAATTGGATAGCTCCCAAGCTGTACTCCACTACAGTTTCGGCTTAGTTTTGGAGAAGCTGGACCAATTTTCTCAAGCCATCACAGCTTATCAAACAGCTATTAATCTCGATCCTCAAAAGATTGAGGCTTACAACAATTTAGGTAATCTTCTATTGCAGGTGGGGCAGAGCCAACAGGCTGAGCTTGTATACAATCAAGCAATTGCTGTCAAACCAGATCACTTCGGCAGCTATCTCAACTTGGGCAATGTTTTATTAAACAAAGGCGATACTAATTCAGCAATTGAAAATTATAGAAAAGCTTTAAACATTTCGCCCAACAGCTCGGAAGTGTTGCATAATTTGAGTTTGGCTTTCAAGGCTAAACAAGACCTAGCTCAAGCCCATCTCTACTCTGGTTGGGCTTTTTACAGCGAGAGAGATTACAATCAGGCGATTGCTCAATATCAGAAACTTCTTAGCATTACAGTAGGTACAGCGAGTCTATATTCTGCCCTAGGTGACTGCTTCTTGCAACTAGATCGAGAAGAAGAAGCCTTAAATATTCTTCATGAGGGTATTCGTCTTCATCCTGCTGAAAATGGTCTGCGACGCTCACTGATTTCAGTTCTGCATCGGTCTGGCCGAACTCAAGAGGCTATTGCTGCTGCTACTGAAGCAGCCCTCGTATTTCCCAGGGATTTATTTTTCAAGCTTCAGCAGAAACTAATGCTGCCTGTGCTTTACGAAACCCCTGAGGAGATCAACTTCTACCGCCAGAGGTTTACACAGGGTTTGCAGGAGCTAGTAAGTCAGCTTGACCTAACCGCTGCTGAGACTCAAAGCAATGCTTTGGCTAGTATTGGTTCCCATACTAACTTCTATCTGCAATACCAAGGCTGTAATGACTTAGTATTGCAAACTCAGTATGGACAATTTGTTCATCAAATTATGGCTGCGAACTACCCTCAATGGGTGAAACCGCTGGCCATGTCTCCTCTTACAGCTTTAGGCAAAATTCGCATTGGCTATGTTTCCGCCTTCTTCTCTAACCATGCAGTTGCGGCCCTAATATTGGGCTGGCTGAAAAACAGCAATAAACAGGCTTTTGAGATACATTGCTATCACGTTGGCAGCAATGTTGATCAGGTGACTCAACAATTTCAACTTTACAGCGAAGTTTTTCATCATATTCCCCATGATTTAGAGGCAATCTGTCAGCAAATTCTGGTTGATCAGCCTCATATTCTAGTTTTTACAGATCTTGGCATGTCACCCCTCATGACCCAGCTAGCAGGGCTAAGACTGGCTCCAATTCAATGCGTCACTTGGGGCCACCCAATTACTTCTGGCTTACCTACTCTGGATTATTTTCTATCTAGCGACTTGATGGAACCTGAGAACGCTCAAGAGCACTACTCAGAAAAGTTGATTCGGCTGCCTAATATTAGTGTTGCCTATGCTAAACCGGTCATGCCTGACTCAACCAAGAGTCGCTCGGAATTTGGCCTGCGAGACAATGCTGTTGTTTACTTGTCTTGCCAATCTCTGTTTAAGTATTTGCCTCAGTATGACTTCATCTTTCCTGAGATTGCCCAACGCGTTCCTCAGGCTCAGTTTGTATTCTTATCTCCTCCTAACGTCGGTGCGATTGATCGCTTTCGGGAACGTCTGCGTAGAGCTTTTGCTGCCATTGACTTAGATAGCGAAGATTACTGCATTGTCCTGCCACGCCAGAAACAGCATGACTACCTGAACTTGCATCAGATCTCTGATATCTATCTAGATACTTTAGCTTGGTCAGGCGGCAACACAACTCTAGAAGCAATTGCTTGTAATTTGCCTGTAGTAACCTACCCTGGACAATTCATGCGCGGTCGCCATTCCTATGCCATTCTAAAAACGTTAGGTGTGACTGAAACTATTGCTCAGACCGAAACTGAATATATTGAAATTGCTGTGAGACTCGGGCAGAATCGGGACTGGCGACAAGCAATTTCACAGCGAATTTCAGAACACCACGATAGACTATACGATGACAGAACCTGTCTCTTAGAACTTGAAAATTTTTATCAAACCGTTGTGAGTCAAATGCATTCTTCAAGCTGA